TTATAGCCTCTATCTTTTGTATATCCGTAAATGAAACCTTTTCTCTTATATTGATTGGAGCTAAATTATGATTTACCCCTATAACACCTATATTCATGCCCAACCTCCAAGCTAATTAATTATTTATATTCACTAATATAGTATAACACTACTATCTCTTCTTTGTAAATTTAACCAACTATTTTTGTAATTTAATTATTTTTTTGCATAAAAAAAAGATTACGTGGCTACGTGCTACTCTCCCAGGCGGTCGCCCACCAAGTACCATTGCCGCTAAAGAGCTTAACTTCTGTGTTCGGTATGGGAACAGGTGTATCCTCTTTGCTATAATAACCACATAATCTTATTTAAGTTGGAGCGGGTGAAGGGGATCGAACCCTCACAGCCGGCTTGGAAGGCCGGAACTCTACCATTGAGCTACACCCGCATAAGTTTTAGAGTTAATACTCTGAAAACTGCATATCATTTAATATTTATCATTTTATTTTAGCAACCTAAATCTTTGATTCGGTTTGCAATATAAACCTTTAGGTTTATTTTTTGGTCAAGTCCTCGACCTATTAGTATCGATAAGCTAAATACATTACTGCACTTACACCTTCGACCTATCAACCAGGTAGTCTTCCTGGGGTCTTACCCTTACGGTGGGAAATCTTATCTTGAAGTTGGCTTCGCGCTTAGATGCTTTCAGCGCTTATCCATTCCGTACATAGCTACCCAGCCATGACCTTGGCAGAACAACTGGTACACCAGAGGTACGTCCATCCCAGTCCTCTCGTACTAAGGACAGGTCTTCTCAAATTTCCTACGCCTGCGACGGATAGGGACCGAACTGTCTCACGACGTTCTGAACCCAGCTCGCGTACCACTTTAATGGGCGAACAGCCCAACCCTTGGGACCTACTACAGCCCCAGGATGTGATGAGCCGACATCGAGGTGCCAAACCTCCCCGTCGATGTGGACTCTTGGGGGAGATAAGCCTGTTATCCCCAGGGTAGCTTTTATCCGTTGAGCGATGGCCCTTCCATGCGGTACCACCGGATCACTAAGTCCGACTTTCGTCCTTGCTCGACCTGTATGTCTTGCAATCAAGCTTCCTTTTGCCTTTACACTCTTCGCACGATTTCCGACCGTGCTGAGGAAACCTTTGAGCGCCTCCGTTACTTTTTAGGAGGCGACCGCCCCAGTCAAACTGCCCACCTGACGGTGTTCCAAGACCTGATTCAAGGCCTATGGTTAGGATCCCAGTACTACAAGGGTGGTATCCCAAGGTTGACTCCACACAGACTGGCGTCCATGCTTCTTAGTCTCCCACCTATCCTGTACATGTAGTACCAAGACCCAACGTCAAGCTACAGTAAAGCTCCATGGGGTCTTTCCGTCCTGTCGCAGGTACCCGGCATCTTCACCGGGATTACAATTTCACCGAGTCTATTGTTGAGACAGTGCCCAAATCGTTACGCCTTTCGTGCGGGTCGGAACTTACCCGACAAGGAATTTCGCTACCTTAGGACCGTTATAGTTACGGCCGCCGTTTACTGGGGCTTAAGTTCACTGCTTCGATTGCTCTAACAGATCCCCTTAACCTTCCAGCACCGGGCAGGCGTCAGCTCCTATACATCGTCTTGCGACTTAGCAGAAACCTGTGTTTTTGGTAAACAGTCGCTTGGGCCTATTCTCTGCGGCCTGTCATAGACAGGCACCCCTTCTCCCTAAGTTACGGGGTCATTTTGCCGAGTTCCTTAACAATAGTTCTCTCGCTGGCCTTAGGATACTCTCCTCACCCACCTGTGTCGGTTTACGGTACGGGCGCCTTTAAACTCGATAGAAGCTTTTCTTGACAGTGTGAAATCAGCTACTTCGCCCCGAAGGGCTTCCCCATCACATCCTAGCATTGTCTAAACGGATTTGCCTATTTAGACTGCCTCAATGCTTAGCCGTACATAACCAACAGTACGGTTAGCTTATCCTACTGTGTCACTCCATCTCTCAAACGCTTATTGGCGGTACAGGAATATCAACCTGTTGTCCATCACCTACGCCTTTCGGCCTCGGCTTAGGTCCCGACTAACCCAGGGCGGACGAACCTTCCCCTGGAAACCTTGGGTTTACGGCCCGTGGGATTCTCACCCACGTCTCGCTACTCATGCCAACATTCTCACTCGTATACTGTCCACATGTCCTTACGGTCATGCTTCAGCCTGCATACGAAGCTCCCCTACCCATCATAATTGATGCCGTAGCTTCGGTAGTACGTTTTAGCCCCGGAAATTTTCGGCGCAGGATCACTCGACCAGTGAGCTATTACGCACTCTTTAAATGAGTGGCTGCTTCTAAGCCAACATCCTGGTTGTCTGTGCAATCCCACATCCTTTACCACTTAACGTACATTTAGGGACCTTAGCTGACGATCTGGGCTGTTGCCCTTTTGACTATGAATCTTATCACCCACAGTCTGACTCCCAAGTAAAAGAAAACGGCATTCGGAGTTTGATAGTCTTCGGTAAGTGCAATACCCCCTAGGACATTCAGTGCTCTACCTCCGTTTCTCTACGCTTGAGGCTAGCCCTAAAGCTATTTCGGGGAGAACCAGCTATCTCCGGGCTCGATTGGAATTTCACCGCTATCCACAAGTCATCCCCGAGCTTTTCAACGCTCGTGGGTTCGGTCCTCCACGAAATTTTACTTTCGCTTCAACCTGCTCATGGATAGGTCGCCCGGTTTCGGGTCTACGCCAAGTAACTTAATCGCCCGTTTAAGACTCGCTTTCGCTACGGCTCCACACCTTAAGTGCTTAACCTTGCTACTTAACGTAACTCGTTGGCCCGTTCTACAAAAAGTACGCGGTCACACAAGTAATGTGCTCCCACAGCTTGTAAGTGCAGGGTTTCAGGTTCTATTTCACTCCCCTCCCGGGGTTCTTTTCACCATTCCCTCACGGTACTATGCGCTATCGGTCACTAGGTAGTATTTAGGCTTGGAGGATGGTCCCTCCTGCTTCCCACAGGGTTTCACGTGTCCCGTGGTACTCTGGATCATACTAGTAGCTTTCTCGTTTCAACTACAGGGCTATTACCTTCTATGGCGGAGCTTTCCAACTCTCTTCATTTACGATATTGCATCCATGTTGTATGTCCGCAACCCCAACGAAGTAAACTTCATTGGTTTGGCCTGTTCCGCTTTCGCTCGCCGCTACTTACGGAATCGAATTTCTTTCTCTTCCTCCGGGTACTTAGATGTTTCAGTTCCCCGGGTTCCCCTCGCTAAGCTATGTATTCACTTAACGATACTTAGACATTACTCTAAGTGAGTTTCCTCATTCGGAAATCTTCGGATCAAAGTTTACGTGCAACTCCCCGAAGCTTATCGCAGCTTATCACGTCCTTCATCGGCTCCTAGTGCCAAGGCATCCGCCCTGCACCCTTAATAACTTGACCAGTTATTAAAAAGTTATCGCTACTGAACAAACTTCGTATTAACTCAGTTTATTCCAGTGCTTAAAAGTGTAATTTAAAAGACTTTTCTTGTCTATATATGTTTAAAATGATGTCATATCACTAAATGTTATGCAGTTTTCAAAGTGCTAACGCACTTCGCTACCTTCCACTCACGTTCGTTCGTGCCTAGGTGCTCAAAGTACTTATTTTGGGCTTCGCCCTCTTTTTGAAAGTTTTTAATAAACCCTCAAAATTAAACAGTAGGTAATTCTCCTTAGAAAGGAGGTGATCCAGCCGCACCTTCCGATACGGCTACCTTGTTACGACTTCACCCCAGTTATTGATTTCACCTTCGACACTCGCTTCCCAAAAGGGTTAGCTAAGTGGCTTCGGGCGCCCCCAACTTCCGTGGTGTGACGGGCGGTGTGTACAAGACCCGGGAACGCATTCACCGCAGCATTCTGATCTGCGATTACTAGTAACTCCAGCTTCATGTAGGCGAGTTTCAGCCTACAATCCGAACTGAGAATGGCTTTAAGGGATTAGCTCCGCCTCACGACTTGGCTGCCCTCTGTACCACCCATTGTAGCACGTGTGTAGCCCTAAGCATAAGGGGCATGATGATTTGACGTCATCCCCACCTTCCTCCAGGTTATCCCTGGCAGTCCCTCTAGAGTGCCCAACTTAATGCTGGCAACTAAAGGCAAGGGTTGCGCTCGTTGCGGGACTTAACCCAACATCTCACGACACGAGCTGACGACAACCATGCACCACCTGTCACTTCTGTCCCCGAAGGGAAAGATGCGATTAGGCATCGGTCAAAAGGATGTCAAGCTTAGGTAAGGTTCTTCGCGTTGCTTCGAATTAAACCACATGCTCCGCTACTTGTGCGGGTCCCCGTCAATTCCTTTGAGTTTCACTCTTGCGAGCGTACTTCCCAGGCGGAGTACTTAATGCGTTAGCTGCGCCACCGAAGGGGGTAACCTCCGACAGCTAGTACTCATCGTTTACGGCGTGGACTACCAGGGTATCTAATCCTGTTTGCTCCCCACGCTTTCGTGCCTCAGTGTCAGTTACAGTCCAGAGAGCCGCCTTCGCAACTGATGTTCCTCCTAATATCTACGCATTTCACCGCTACACTAGGAATTCCACTCTCCTCTCCTGCACTCAAGTTCCCCAGTTTCAAAGGCTTACTACGGTTGAGCCGTAGCCTTTCACCTCTGACTTAAGAAACCACCTACGCACCCTTTACGCCCAGTAATTCCGGATAACGCTAGCCCCCTACGTATTACCGCGGCTGCTGGCACGTAGTTAGCCGGGGCTTCCTCCTCAAGTACCGTCATTATCTTCCTTGAGGACAGAGCTTTACGACCCGAAGGCCTTCATCGCTCACGCGGCGTTGCTGCATCAGGCTTTCGCCCATTGTGCAATATTCCCCACTGCTGCCTCCCGTAGGAGTTTGGACCGTGTCTCAGTTCCAATGTGGCCGATCACCCTCTCAGGTCGGCTACTGATCGTCGCCTTGGTAAGCCGTTACCTTACCAACTAGCTAATCAGACGCGGGTCCATCCTGTACCGCAAAAGCTTTGATACTTCCACCATGCGATAAAAGTATTTTATCTCGTATTAGCATACCTTTCGGTATGTTATCCGTGTGTACAGGGCAGGTTACCCACGCGTTACTCACCCGTCCGCCGCTCTTTACCGAAGTAAATCGCTCGACTTGCATGTGTTAGGCACGCCGCCAGCGTTCATCCTGAGCCAGGATCAAACTCTCAAAATAAATTCTTCGAATTTATATCGCCAACGTTATATCTTCGCTACCGCTTCAGATACATCCGTTGCTCAAATAAATTTGATTACCTGCTCAGACTAATCATTATCTGAATATCTGGCTTGGTTTGTTTAGTTTCAATTTTATAAATTAACCTACTGTTTAATTTTCAAAGTTCATTTTCACAACTTCTTAAGTTTACCAAATTTATCTTTCTTTGTCAACTTATTTTTTTTAAGTTGTTTTTTCTCTTTCGTGTTCGCCCTTTTCTTAAGGACAAGTATAACTATACCACCCATTTTTTCTATCGTCAATACTTTTTTATTAATTTTTTATTTTTTTAATAACTGAAAAAATGAAATATGTTATATATCTTGGTTTATTATGTCTATAATTTTATATTTTTTTCATAATGTATAAATAATGTATAAATAAAAATAATTGTTAATTTTTTTTAAGAATATATATATGATTAGATATATAGAGTATAATATTAATATAATATTAGTCGAAGCTAAAATTTTTTATTAATTTATTAAAATATACTTTTTAAGTCATTTTGTTTTGGGAGGTTTTTTATGAACAATTATCTTAGGGAGCCCGTAAATGGTTTTACCCACTTAGCTGGTGCAATATTGTCATTTGCAGGATTACTTGCATTAGTAATAAAAACAGCTTTACAAGGTCATTCTACTATAGCCTTAACAGCTGTAATAATTTTTGGAATAAGCATGATTCTTTTATATGCCGCTTCCGCTACTTATCACTTAGTCGTTTCTAGTGATAAAGTTATTAGTTTCTTAAGAAGATTAGATCATTCTATGATATTTCTTTTAATAGCTGGATCATATACTCCTTTTTGCTTAATCGCTCTTGAAGGCACTACTGGATGGGTTTTATTCAGTATAATAATAACTATAGCCATAGTTGGAATAAGTTTTAAATTAATTTGGTTTAATTGCCCTAGATGGCTTTCTACAAGCATTTATGTAATAATGGGATGGATTGCCGTGTTCCTAATGGGCCCACTAAAAGAATCTCTTTCTTCACAAGGTTTATCACTACTTATCATAGGCGGTGTATTTTATACTATAGGGGCTATAATCTATGCTACTAAACCAAAGTTTCTAAAATCTAAGTATTTAGGTTTCCATGAAATATTCCATATTTTTATAATGTTCGGTACTTTAACTCATTTTTTATGTGTTTTTAAATATGTAATATAGTATATCTGTCAAACTTATAAAAGCGTGATACATACCCAGTTATGATATCTCGCTTTTTTTATTACTTTCTATAATTGATCATGTTATTAACTAACCATATAAACTCATATATTTAAATGCTCTGAATAATTTATTTTACCATTGATAACATCAGTTTTTTTTAATTAATAGATAAAATGCACATATTAATATTTTTAATAATATATATATTATTAAAGTGATTTTTTAGTATTTGTGTATATTATTTTTGGAGGTGCAATTTAATATGAGCTTTGATATGTATTCAAATAAGCAATATAATGATGATTTGGATTCTAACTATATATACCCTAGACCTTATATAGATCCTATGATGTATGTAAACTCTTATGGTATGCAAATGAATCCGAATACAATGGGCGGATATATGACTTATATGACCCCTTTTATGTATCCTGGTAAAATGGATTCTAATATGAATCCAAGCTATACTGATTCTGGAGATTATGATGATGAGTATAACCAAGATGATATGTATATTGATATGATGCAACAGCAAATGCAACCTATGATGCCTGGAATGATTCCACCTAATATGATGCAAATGATGATGCAAATGATGATGAGTGGACAAATGCAACCTATGATGCCTTATATGATGCCTGGAATGACTCCTATGATGCCTTACATGATGATGCCCGGAATGACTCCTATAAATATGGAGGAATTTGATGAGGAAGAAATGTAATTTTTTTATAATAGATGGTATAAGAAATTTATATCTGTCTATAATATAAATGTATTCCTCATAATATTCCCCCAATATTATAAATACAAAATAAAGCCATGAACAATTGTTCATGGCTTTATTTAATTTATATTAATCTAAAAAATCATAGAAGTCATTTGATTCCGATTCAACAAAATCATATAATACATTTTCTTCAAAATATAACTCTTCTTTAATATCTAAATATTCTTTATAGTTACACTGCAATATCTTATTTATATACTTTCTATCTTTATCGCTATAAGTTCCTACGAAAAACTCATTTCCCATTTGATAATATATCGCTTTAATATCATTATTTATTACATATACATTATTTTTGACATGATCATTATTAAAATTAAATCTTGTAAAGAATGTGCCATTTTCCATATCGCTTTTTAATGTAAATGGATTATCTCTATAAAATATATCTAGAAATTTATCTACTCTACTTATAGAGTACATACTTACAAACTCCGGCTTAGATATTTCATCAAAAACTTCAAAATCAAATATTGGTTCTTTATCAGTTGCAATCATAGAGCTTATTTTAAATCCATATTCGTATTCTTCTATACTAAAAGCTATCTTAGATGTATAGTATCCATCATTATCTTCATATAATGCTTCACTTATATATCTTTTATTTCCTTTAGGTATTACAGTATTTTTTAATAGTGTTCCATTTATATTTGTTATATGCATATTTGCTATTTCTTCACTACCAGAGAAATATTTTAGGCTTTCTCTATCCCAAGCTATAAACCTCATAGTCATATAGTTTATAAATTCTACTTCATCTTTTATAGGCTTACATATCTTTGGATATATATCTTCTATATGTAACTTAGTTTCATATTTTTTTATAATATCTATGTATTCATTAACTTCTCCCGGAAGAGGTTTTTCATAATATGAATTTTTATTACCAAAATATTTAATCAAAAATAAAGCCTCATCTTCAGATATTCTTATCCTATCTGATCCTAATCCCCCCATAAGTCTTTCTTCTTCTCTATATGCTTCTTCTTTTGTAGGATTTTTTAGGCTAACATAATCAGCTAATCCAAGACCTTCTGCATCTAATAAAAAGTATTGTACTATTTTATCCTGCTTATCTTCCCAACTTATTAAAAGGCCCATTGTTCCCATAAGCCTTGAATTTGTAACTTTTGCAAAACTAAATTTCATTAAATCACATCCTTATTTTCATACATGCCTTTATTATTTTCTTCATTTTAACGAATTAATCATAATTAAGATACATGTTTTTGAATATACTATAAACTAACTATACTTTCATTGAATAATAAAAATAATTCTAAATTATTTTATATAATTTTACAACTCATGCATATTTTATAATATAATAAAATAAATGGTTAATCGAGGTGATTTTATGGGAAAGATAGCAGCTTTTTTTGATATAGACGGTACTCTTTATAGAGATTCTCTTATGGTTGAGCATTTCAAAAAATTAATTAAGTATGATATAATCGACCAAAAAGCATGGTTTGAGCATGCAAGAGATACTTTTATGGATTGGGATAAGAGACAAGGACACTATGATGATTACTTGGATGAAATATGTGATCTGTATGTAGAATCTTTAACAGGATTAGATAAAACTTGTATAGACTTTACTAGCGATCAAGTAATAAAGTTAAAATCTGATAGGGTATATAAATATACTCGTTCAAGAATAAAATGGCATTTAGATAATGGTCATATTGTAATTTTCATATCTGGAAGTCCAGGTTTTTTAGTAGAAAAAATGGCTAAAAAATATAATGCAACTGATTGTATCGGAAGTAATTATGTTTTTGAAAATGAAATGTTCAATGGTACAGTTATACCTATGTGGGATTCAAGAAGTAAGAATGTTGCTATAAATAATTTTGTTGAAAAGTATGATATTGATTTAAATAAATCCTATGCATATGGCGATACTAATGGAGATATTAATATGTTAAGAAGGGTCGGAAATCCAATTGCTATAAATCCAACTAAAGAACTTTTATCTCATATTGCAAATGACCCTGTTATTTCAAAAACTAGTAAAATAATAGTGGAAAGAAAAGATATTATTTACTCTTTATCACCAAATGTAGATATATTTGACATATAATTATGATAAAAAGGATTATCTCATTTAAAATAACTACCTTGAGGTACTCCTTTTTTAATTATTAATGGAGGGATGTATAATGAAATCTAATGTAAAGAAAGACTTAGATACTTTAAGTAAAAATTTATATTTAGAATCACCTGATTTATGGATAGAATTTTTAGATAAAGTTAATTCGGGAATATTTGATGAGCTTGTTCTGTTTTTTGCAACTAAATACAATTATATTTCTATAGTTAAATATGCTATAGATAATAACCTTATAGATATTAACTCAAAGTCTAGAAATAAGGAATTTGCTACTATTTATGACCATTTGGCTTACGTAGCAAGACAAAATAACTATAAAGATTTTTCTGATTACTTTAGTAATTTAAAAAATCCAAATAAAGAAATATCTCAAAATAACGAAAATGATAAAACTAATATAAAAACAAAAAATAAAGATATTAATATACCTTCTGTAGTATGTAAAAAGTGTAAATCAAATATTTTTGAAGTTGGATATATAGTTTGTGAAAACAAGATATTCAAGTTTTCACCTGATGAAAATAAACCAGTCGAAATCGCTAAAGAAGACCTTAATTCTGTAATTTGTTATAACTGTAATTCTTTAATTGAAGACACTACTCCTAAAGACTTAGAGGCTTTATGTGATATCACTACTTGTATAAACTGTAAAAATGACCTAAGAAGTACAGGAATCATAGATAAAAGAAATTTAATTTACAATAAAGACACAAATAAATTCGATTTAGGAGATACTTACTACGCATGTGGTAAATGTGAGAATGCGATAAATAATCAACAAAAAGAGTATTTTAAATTAAAATAAATCATAAAAAGAGATATGAATTATAACATATAAATAATAACTCATATCTCTTTTTATTATATTTATTTTATTATTTTTCTTAGTTTCCTGTTGTAATATTCTATAAACAAACTATATACATTGTCGTACACAATGAATAATACTTCAAATGTTAATACCGTAAATAAATTTATAGGTATATAAACAAATGGTTTTAATATAAAGTACACTATTAGAATTGATACATTAGCAAATAGTATCTTAAGAAAATATTCTATATATACAGGTCTATTTTTTTCAATAATATATTTTATCA
The Romboutsia ilealis genome window above contains:
- the trhA gene encoding PAQR family membrane homeostasis protein TrhA, which codes for MNNYLREPVNGFTHLAGAILSFAGLLALVIKTALQGHSTIALTAVIIFGISMILLYAASATYHLVVSSDKVISFLRRLDHSMIFLLIAGSYTPFCLIALEGTTGWVLFSIIITIAIVGISFKLIWFNCPRWLSTSIYVIMGWIAVFLMGPLKESLSSQGLSLLIIGGVFYTIGAIIYATKPKFLKSKYLGFHEIFHIFIMFGTLTHFLCVFKYVI
- a CDS encoding HAD family hydrolase, with product MGKIAAFFDIDGTLYRDSLMVEHFKKLIKYDIIDQKAWFEHARDTFMDWDKRQGHYDDYLDEICDLYVESLTGLDKTCIDFTSDQVIKLKSDRVYKYTRSRIKWHLDNGHIVIFISGSPGFLVEKMAKKYNATDCIGSNYVFENEMFNGTVIPMWDSRSKNVAINNFVEKYDIDLNKSYAYGDTNGDINMLRRVGNPIAINPTKELLSHIANDPVISKTSKIIVERKDIIYSLSPNVDIFDI